One window of the Babesia microti strain RI chromosome IV, complete genome genome contains the following:
- a CDS encoding Conserved hypothetical protein 95 (overlaps_old_locusTagID:BBM_III07540;~overlaps_old_locusTagID:BBM_III07545), producing the protein MRSIYHIIPQTLAFHTLGKHALNHWPLKLLHDPNIMEFTSDPKLGYLIKRNTENLPLEPIKAARIQNKHVKSRYDYISTPEKHKGKFLHNDKQLNSKSVIRIKAGSAKGKKIHLPRVPLRPMMSRVKDAVFSIIQHMGFFALGRETNVLDLFCGTGSLGIEALSRGAKYSTFVDLDNACCEATSHNLRELRLNEKSRVIRADAMEILNSPWLMSLDDIFDIAFICPPYERIVYGDLIESVATTRLFKQGSIIVLEYPKELGFLPQSIHNGELIGLRNRKFGRTTIAIYVKNPDNETKLLASKRTKEFRLGKEKIHSLGVVSSPSNP; encoded by the exons ATGAGATCTATTTACCATATAATCCCCCAAACTCTGGCATTTCACACTCTAGGAAAACATGCCTTAAATCACTGGCCCCTAAAGCTTTTACACGACCCGAATATAATGGAATTCACATCAGACCCTAAACTCggatatttgattaaaag AAATACAGAGAATCTACCGTTGGAACCAATTAAGGCCGCCAGAATACAGAACAAGCATGTCAAATCTAGATACGACTATATTTCAACTCCCGAAA AACATAAaggaaaatttttacacaatgACAAACAACTAAATTCAAAGTCCGTTATACGCATTAAGGCTGGTTCTGCTAAAGGGAAAAAAATACACTTACCCAGAGTACCTTTACGTCCTATGATGAGTAGA GTGAAAGATGCAGTATTCTCTATTATACAGCATATGGGATTTTTTGCTTTAGGAAGGGAAACAaa TGTTTTAGACCTTTTTTGTGGAACAGGTTCACTTGGCATTGAAGCATTGTCAAGAGGGGCAAAATATTCTACCTTTGTGGACCTAGATAATGCTTGCTGTGAG gCTACTAGTCACAACCTCAGAGAATTAAGATTAAATGAAAAATCTAGGGTTATTAGAGCGGATGCTATG GAGATTTTGAATAGTCCATGGCTAATGAGCTTAGATGACATCTTCGATATAGCATTCATATGTCCTCCGTATGAGCGGATAGTGTATGGGGATTTAATTGAG AGCGTTGCAACTACTAGATTGTTTAAACAGGGTTCAATAATAGTTTTGGAATACCCAAAAGAATTGGGATTTTTACCACAA TCCATACACAATGGAGAACTAATTGGATTAAGGAATCGCAAATTTGGCAGAACTACGATAGCAATTTATGTTAAAAACCCTGATAAtgaaacaaaattattggCATCCAAAAGGACGAAGGAGTTTCGTCTAGGAAAGGAAAAAATTCATAGTTTAGGAGTAGTATCAAGTCCATCCAATCCTTAA
- a CDS encoding N1-15 protein, maltese-cross seroactive antigen (overlaps_old_locusTagID:BBM_III07535) produces MNAHRHIPSYFVVFACLLNRSIITLAANTRGATGTGDNREGVISSITTSAVTTTSGTTTTTLSSNNGSPTTISPSLDTTQNAAATKIVNLNINEIGFVDQVPEDLSSIYVFSTDGIFTKVTPATGFSIGCVIFGNQLIPHSMDVITRTVSYTNKYPLIVVRIQDKTSNYTSTVYYEQSGLQSNRFVLRDDPGFIIPQNRSSTYTLNDITYKTFDISTANDDEFLKLSLSDGSVLYTNNPDSKFYIGEVKIGEIIIPINITSQYIIVKLSSNGELIELYTTGCFGEHIIKKFKKVGSAYNDISKAFDTVPWIPTHFVMFQKVDFSIPSDLFELNHHNILLPTGVKHSIHINSETGNVDSVVFFLSPLAKRMMTFGNIRFHKINLPPFSLGVIHSITVEKVINSEDFDEIQTPLQVSIIASYGPSGDYNSFVFTPVVTADAHVSYKLETDFKLDVDVITNTSLKLPTSVPGLHYTETIYQGTELSKFNKPQCKLNDLLISKGSELQIIHDGLNNSTIITNKEVNADGTELFFFDLLPPSDGTPTLQSKFFSILKFIPIISTGLNELMLELLENPSSSSASSKYSGLTGQLNRLITVLDGIVDSASSVKNTETAPDNEETSISSLKSLITTIQGNIAITRNKVTKDDVYLLKKSLSGLTTRLIYHSKVDGISFDITESRTNEYNSLDRTTTSMDDIIAMFSNPNMYLVKVAYLQAIEHIFLVSTKYEDIFDYTVDCSKCKATDSGSFSDLLLGNKVKESLSFIEGLISDIKSHSLKAGVTGGISSSSLFDDTFDELKLDQTTIRSLVAPLEEIKNELEAINSQETSDATVTPSTPNTNVNIKTIISKIKKFLMISETISSTALARLSAVLSILGRGNSINALPERLTSIIVDLKSTSVPQEVVLKNGVYKLKDQFKLTHKMIPAFGNVQLHIPEKSAVVQISIVEHENDTKMAVITLDDHFKLTLEKVILSETPTVVGLTHTTQDPLDIISSIFVKMNTTADGIIEGYLDLDLNSKIGNFISAIELTDLTNTVKSATVRPPQLKVLALKFGNQLVEVKETARTFATFDENLNSIEIITFNKDGTMISKFFSREFIGSMTPFEPNAPTYIEHASTDTLPSPWITTHMHNKRLVDFEVPFTVIFDDELINYYIEKLPNGVAYSLYGEELCVPKNSGLLLKEINHIRTTKLREVFKKIYKSSKTSTEITSCAQKTNTNDGTIKSNLQVIMKENDHPFPKPINDGMHRRVESIHFYIDNVLRHDTAFGRITIGNLTLPAFSIGFIHSIFIERVTMGDKSLASVGIITNYGPSGDYELLRYMQLENDKRDFALVQGPEITADYIGSGLTKHKMLTMKGASTSSIGFETNYKELILSNGFMRPTNKIVTLFYTDSENVSLGKLYSIENGKHGVTYSIYGAFPIEESSPESSSPNARGFSFVFSVLNSIYHINKLFTRAYNALDALKVKTSCVDGENKGSALSNPSAEKYLSILSSNVFMPTLSRLGKLFNDVMLRDASFTETAVRMLPRFNAFIAFLNEEKSKAGKNALNEEELMRFISMTSGFIEDLEFVLDELFKHSLRINNEAAKTMLSSLILNFRYINHIRNLINGIYFELNSPTSSTTSGTTQETSGKATREESKEGKSTKPSSPPTPSTQTILKPKAPYLRGHIIQIDCNNSFKNYVNALIKEFRAHIKQTTTSTTTTITIGTNAKDVDELVEKFATIASFDEKFKNVFFDNSFIDENFKTLENIMDESDTVLPSCSETHTTKNSSTDPYTGLSKLIQKINDSIIRPMTLRLFKNSFPELCKLFVKMPDVDSNIFMDLDVDITNTIPSRRVMYSDGRFTIINSLPTFRYTLKPIAPGHDLSLFSQLPISMITVTSSQEQALTSCVNHGNEFTTVSTAGKTTYTTRSELLSLFKLSAETLRDLNGAKFALGDISDSANKSKALEAYNSAITTMKSISAELEKIFDILKSTPKITFESIVSKLTSVNTVDTANADVINAMFDDLSKAISSYLYSFISIKFPEDSKDQQTNEGHDTSALLLEYRAQLASLSRIKFLLVLEDLISSNKYISIISKSESSDNASDSSTQSTSDSSTPQNLTLMGMVNNGKLGDSISLCKELVNILDINKKGSTSIANGKCLYKGTVLDPSSMSEEIRRSVINFLGIILSDIDIGIMTEFSRTMYKTIIANISMIILQEIVEVVNQAYRDDIGRANLNPNIHNYPAFLEPIDIDILYPQVPEHVKLVNGVFKLTGNRKTELKLRPKVGSKYLEVSPHVAVVQVSVPDSNGIINVYEDDYHKITVQQFDMDGNIIMQGKGAISAHPFAQLAFAIVSSVHDEAQTKILQSSSNGDFFKENILAYYEDQIQQNEKMAFKQQRTTNDSYAISAVFAHYTDWFQGENYIH; encoded by the coding sequence ATGAATGCACACAGGCATATACCCTCTTACTTCGTGGTGTTTGCCTGTTTGTTAAACAGATCCATTATAACTCTAGCAGCAAACACTAGAGGAGCTACAGGTACCGGTGATAACCGTGAGGGTGTAATAAGTTCAATAACTACTTCAGCAGTCACTACCACTTCTGGAACGACCACTACCACTCtatcatcaaataatgGATCTCCAACAACAATTTCTCCATCTCTGGATACCACACAAAATGCTGCTGCcacaaaaattgtaaatctTAACATAAACGAAATTGGATTTGTTGATCAAGTTCCAGAGGATCTTTCTTCTATTTACGTTTTTTCTACTGATGGAATCTTTACCAAAGTTACCCCAGCTACAGGATTTTCTATCGGTTGTGTAATATTTGgtaatcaattaattccGCATTCCATGGATGTTATCACTAGGACCGTCTCATACACCAATAAGTATCCTTTGATTGTTGTTAGGATTCAAGATAAGACTTCGAATTATACTTCAACCGTTTACTATGAGCAATCTGGCTTACAATCTAACAGATTTGTTTTGAGAGATGACCCAGGATTTATTATTCCTCAAAATAGAAGTAGCACTTATACACTCAATGACATAACTTACAAAACTTTTGATATTTCTACTGCCAATGATGAcgaatttttaaaattatctcTCAGTGATGGGAGCGTGTTGTACACCAACAATCCAGattccaaattttacattggCGAAGTTAAGATTGgtgaaataataataccaataaatataacttcacaatatataatcgtcaaattatcatctaATGGTGAATTGATTGAGTTGTATACTACTGGATGTTTCGGCgaacatattattaaaaagtTTAAGAAAGTAGGTTCTGCttataatgatatatcGAAAGCTTTTGACACTGTACCTTGGATTCCAACCCATTTTGTTATGTTTCAAAAAGTAGATTTTTCTATACCTTCTGATTTATTCGAATTGAATCATCACAACATTTTACTACCAACAGGTGTGAAACATTCGATCCACATTAATTCTGAAACTGGAAATGTGGATTCTGTTGTTTTTTTCTTGAGTCCATTGGCCAAACGCATGATGACTTTTGGAAATATACGTTTTCATAAGATAAATCTCCCACCATTTTCTTTGGGCGTAATTCACTCGATTACAGTAGAAAAAGTGATTAACTCTGAAGATTTTGACGAAATACAAACTCCTTTACAAGTATCTATCATTGCTAGTTATGGCCCATCTGGCGATTACAATAGTTTTGTGTTCACTCCAGTTGTAACAGCAGACGCCCACGTTTCTTACAAATTAGAGACGGATTTCAAACTTGATGTTGATGTTATTACCAATACATCACTAAAATTACCCACAAGTGTTCCTGGCCTTCACTACACCGAAACCATTTATCAGGGCACagaattgtcaaaattcaACAAGCCTCAGTGCAAACTTAATGATCTCCTCATTTCAAAAGGATCTgaattgcaaataatacatGATGGATTGAATAATTCGACAATTATAACCAACAAAGAAGTTAATGCAGATGGAACTGAATTATTCTTTTTCGATTTGCTCCCTCCATCGGATGGTACTCCCACCTTGCAATCCAAATTTTTTTCCATCCTGAAATTTATTCCAATAATATCTACTGGGcttaatgaattaatgCTGGAATTACTCGAAAATCCCTCTTCGTCTAGTGCAAGCAGCAAGTACAGCGGACTAACAGGCCAACTTAACAGATTAATAACAGTTTTAGACGGCATTGTTGATAGCGCCAGTAGTGTCAAAAACACAGAAACTGCCCCTGACAACGAAGAAACTTCTATTTCTTCATTGAAATCATTGATAACGACTATTCAAGGTAACATTGCTATCACTCGAAACAAAGTTACCAAAGATGatgtttatttgttgaagAAATCCCTCAGTGGTCTCACCACACGTTTAATATACCATTCAAAAGTAGATGGTATATCATTCGACATAACGGAATCGCGAACAAATGAATACAACTCATTAGACAGGACCACAACGTCTATGGACGATATTATAGCCATGTTTTCGAATCCCAATATGTATCTTGTGAAGGTGGCGTATTTGCAAGCCATTGAGCACATTTTTCTTGTATCAACCAAATACGAggatatatttgattacACTGTGGATTGTAGCAAATGTAAAGCTACCGATTCAGGATCATTTAGCGATTTGTTGCTCGGAAACAAGGTGAAGGAATCTTTGTCATTTATTGAGGGTTTGATTTCTGACATAAAATCTCACTCATTGAAAGCTGGAGTTACAGGAGGTATATCAAGTTCATCATTATTTGATGACACCTTCGACGAGTTAAAGCTGGATCAAACAACAATTAGAAGCCTTGTTGCACCGTTAGaagaaattaaaaatgagcTTGAGGCTATAAACTCTCAGGAAACATCCGATGCCACAGTAACCCCTTCTACCCCCAATACCAATGTGAACATCAAAACAATTATCAGCAAGATTAagaaatttttgatgataaGTGAGACTATTTCATCCACAGCTCTTGCACGTTTATCTGCAGTATTAAGCATTCTTGGTAGGGGTAATTCAATAAATGCCCTTCCGGAACGTCTAACTAGTATCATTGTTGATTTGAAATCAACCAGTGTTCCACAGGAGGTGGTGCTTAAGAATGGAGTCTACAAGTTGAAGGACCAATTTAAACTAACGCACAAGATGATACCTGCTTTTGGCAATGTGCAACTGCATATTCCAGAGAAATCGGCAGTCGTGCAGATAAGTATAGTAGAACATGAGAATGATACCAAAATGGCAGTGATCACCCTTGATGATCATTTCAAATTGACTTTGGAAAAGGTGATTCTTTCAGAAACCCCGACTGTTGTTGGTTTAACTCACACCACACAAGATCCATTggatataatatcatcaataTTTGTCAAGATGAATACTACTGCCGATGGAATTATCGAGGGTTATTTAGATCTCGATTTGAATTCCAAAATTGGTAACTTTATTTCAGCCATCGAACTCACTGACCTGACCAACACGGTAAAATCTGCTACCGTCCGCCCCCCCCAATTAAAAGTGTTGGCTCTGAAGTTTGGCAATCAGCTCGTTGAAGTCAAGGAGACAGCCAGGACATTTGCTACCTTTGATGAGAACTTGAATTCAATAGAAATAATTACTTTCAACAAGGATGGCACTATGATATCAAAATTCTTCTCTAGGGAGTTTATAGGCTCAATGACCCCGTTCGAACCAAATGCCCCAACATACATCGAACATGCCTCTACGGACACACTTCCGTCGCCATGGATCACCACCCACATGCATAATAAGCGTCTTGTTGACTTTGAAGTTCCATTTACAGTGATTTTTGATGACGAACtcattaattattatatcgAGAAGCTTCCTAACGGAGTTGCCTACTCATTATACGGCGAAGAATTGTGCGTACCTAAAAATTCTGGCCTTTTGTTGAAAGAGATCAACCATATTAGGACTACGAAGTTGCGTGAGGTATTCAagaaaatttacaaatctAGTAAAACTTCAACTGAAATTACATCCTGTGCACAGAAAACAAATACCAATGATGGTACTATTAAATCCAACTTACAAGTTATTATGAAGGAAAATGATCATCCATTTCCCAAACCAATCAATGATGGTATGCATCGTAGAGTTGAATCAATCCACTTTTACATTGATAACGTGTTAAGGCATGATACTGCCTTCGGCAGAATTACGATTGGCAACCTTACCCTACCTGCATTCTCCATTGGGTTTATCCACTCAATCTTCATCGAGAGGGTTACCATGGGTGACAAGAGCCTTGCCAGTGTTGGTATTATAACTAACTACGGTCCAAGTGGAGACTATGAATTGTTGAGATATATGCAACTTGAGAATGATAAACGTGATTTTGCACTCGTACAGGGACCTGAAATAACAGCCGATTACATTGGATCTGGGTTGACTAAACACAAAATGCTGACCATGAAAGGTGCCTCCACTAGTTCAATTGGATTCGAAACCAACTACAAGGAATTGATACTATCCAATGGGTTTATGCGTCCAACCAACAAGATAGTCACCCTCTTTTATACTGATAGTGAAAATGTCAGTCTTGGCAAGCTATACTCAATTGAGAATGGGAAGCATGGTGTTACTTATTCCATTTACGGTGCCTTCCCTATTGAAGAATCATCTCCTGAAAGTTCATCTCCCAATGCCAGGGGCTTTTCTTTTGTTTTCTCAGTGTTGAATTCTATATACCATATCAATAAGCTGTTTACCAGGGCATACAATGCACTAGATGCATTGAAGGTCAAGACTAGTTGTGTGGATGGAGAAAATAAAGGCAGCGCTCTATCCAATCCCAGTGCAGAAAAGTACTTGTCGATACTCTCTTCCAATGTGTTTATGCCTACCTTATCAAGATTGGGCAAGTTGTTCAATGACGTTATGCTCAGAGATGCATCTTTCACAGAGACTGCCGTACGCATGCTCCCCCGTTTCAACGCATTCATAGCTTTCTTGAATGAGGAGAAGTCCAAAGCTGGTAAAAATGCCTTGAATGAGGAAGAATTGATGAGGTTTATATCAATGACCAGTGGGTTTATAGAGGACCTTGAATTTGTTTTAGATGAGTTATTCAAGCACAGTTTGCGTATAAATAACGAAGCTGCCAAGACCATGCTATCCTCTCTCATACTAAACTTCCGTTACATTAACCACATAAGAAATTTGATCAACGGCATTTACTTTGAATTGAATAGCCCAACATCGTCCACCACCAGTGGGACGACACAAGAAACAAGCGGAAAGGCGACACGAGAAGAAAGTAAAGAAGGTAAAAGTACTAAGCCCTCCTCCCCTCCCACTCCCAGTACACAGACAATCCTGAAACCGAAGGCACCCTACCTAAGAGGCCACataatacaaattgatTGCAATAATAGTTTCAAAAACTACGTGAATGCATTGATCAAGGAGTTTAGAGCTCATATTAAACAGACAACAACATCTACAACTACAACAATTACTATTGGAACTAATGCTAAGGATGTGGATGAGCTAGtggaaaaatttgcaacaaTTGCATCTTTTGATGAGAAGTTCAAGAACGTATTCTTTGATAATTCTtttattgatgaaaatttcaaaacgttggaaaatattatgGATGAGTCAGATACTGTATTACCGAGTTGCAGTGAAACCCACACCACTAAAAACTCCAGTACTGACCCATATACAGGATTATCAAAACTTATACAGAAAATTAACGACTCCATAATCAGACCTATGACTTTGCGGCTGttcaaaaattcatttcCAGAGTTGTGCAAGTTGTTCGTAAAAATGCCCGATGTAGACTCCAACATATTTATGGATCTGGATGTCGACATAACCAACACTATTCCATCCAGGAGAGTCATGTATTCTGATGGCAGATTTACCATTATCAACTCTCTGCCAACATTTAGGTACACTTTGAAACCAATTGCTCCTGGTCATGACTTATCTCTATTCTCTCAATTGCCAATCTCAATGATCACGGTTACTTCGTCTCAGGAACAAGCACTTACATCTTGCGTCAATCATGGTAATGAATTCACCACAGTAAGCACTGCCGGCAAGACAACCTATACTACACGATCCGAGTTGTTGTCACTTTTCAAGCTATCTGCGGAAACGCTAAGGGATCTTAATGGAGCCAAATTTGCACTTGGTGACATATCTGATAGTGCCAATAAATCTAAAGCTTTGGAGGCATATAATTCGGCAATAACTACTATGAAATCTATATCAGCCGAATTGGAAAAGATTTTTGACATATTAAAATCAACTCCGAAGATTACTTTTGAATCAATTGTTTCCAAACTAACTAGTGTTAATACAGTTGATACTGCCAATGCTGATGTGATCAATGCGATGTTTGATGATTTGTCCAAGGCAATTTCCTCATACCTATACTCTTtcatatcaataaaatttccGGAGGATAGTAAAGACCAACAAACGAATGAAGGTCATGATACAAGTGCTTTATTATTGGAGTATAGAGCTCAATTGGCATCTCTGAGCAGGATCAAATTTCTCCTAGTTCTGGAAGATTTGATCTCAAGCAACAAATacatatcaataatttcGAAATCCGAATCAAGTGATAACGCCTCCGACTCTAGTACTCAATCAACATCAGATAGTTCAACTCCCCAAAACTTGACCCTTATGGGAATGGTGAATAATGGAAAGTTGGGTGACTCTATTTCACTGTGCAAAGAATTGGTCAATATACTTGATATCAACAAAAAGGGCAGTACTAGTATCGCTAACGGAAAATGTCTTTATAAAGGAACCGTACTGGATCCATCCTCAATGTCAGAAGAAATTCGCCGATCagttattaattttctCGGTATTATTCTCTCTGATATCGATATTGGGATTATGACTGAGTTTTCTAGGACCATGTACAAGACAATAATAGCCAATATCTCAATGATCATATTACAAGAAATTGTCGAGGTGGTAAATCAAGCTTATCGCGATGACATTGGTAGAGCGAATCTTAACCCCAATATACATAACTATCCAGCATTCCTGGAACCGATCGACATCGATATATTGTATCCACAAGTACCGGAACATGTTAAGCTCGTAAACGGAGTTTTTAAGTTAACTGGCAACCGCAAGACGGAATTGAAACTCAGACCAAAAGTTGGCAGCAAGTACTTGGAGGTCTCTCCCCATGTTGCCGTCGTTCAAGTTTCTGTTCCCGATTCCAATGGAATCATAAACGTCTACGAAGATGACTACCACAAAATCACCGTGCAGCAGTTCGACATGGATggaaatataattatgcaAGGGAAAGGTGCAATTTCGGCTCATCCATTTGCACAATTAGCGTTCGCTATAGTGTCTTCCGTACATGATGAAGCGCAAACCAAAATCTTGCAATCCTCATCCAATGGCGATTTCTTCAAGGAAAACATCCTCGCTTATTACGAGGATCAGATTCAACAGAACGAGAAAATGGCTTTTA